The following coding sequences lie in one Deltaproteobacteria bacterium genomic window:
- the dcm gene encoding DNA (cytosine-5-)-methyltransferase, with protein MAPQLHTFKFIDLFAGIGGMRIAFEAAGGTCVFSSEWNKFAQLTYQTNFGEMPAGDIREMASAKIPDHNILVAGFPCQPFSISGVSKKNSLGRPHGFDDPTQGTLFFEIKRILKDKRPDAFLLENVKNLVSHEKDRTLWTISNA; from the coding sequence ATGGCCCCTCAATTACACACTTTCAAGTTTATTGACCTGTTTGCCGGCATCGGTGGCATGAGAATCGCGTTTGAAGCGGCTGGTGGGACCTGCGTTTTCTCATCTGAGTGGAACAAGTTTGCCCAACTTACCTATCAAACCAACTTTGGTGAAATGCCGGCAGGTGACATCAGGGAAATGGCAAGTGCCAAAATACCGGATCACAACATTCTGGTGGCTGGTTTTCCATGTCAGCCCTTTTCCATTTCGGGAGTATCAAAGAAAAATTCTCTTGGCAGACCTCACGGGTTTGACGACCCGACACAGGGCACCCTCTTTTTCGAAATCAAAAGGATCCTGAAAGACAAACGGCCGGATGCCTTCCTGCTGGAAAATGTCAAAAATCTTGTCAGCCATGAGAAGGACAGAACTCTCTGGACAATCTCAAATGCGTAA
- a CDS encoding thermonuclease family protein, translated as MITKIRALGFVFGLLLFWYFPLWAEIGKPVFTYKVVSVSDGDTFIATDGNVSFRVRIAAMDATEKGQPYSKIATYRLKQILMAGNVTINPIGKGQDRYGRVLGAVFVGKEDVALLMIQEGLATYYRPSCRDYPADGNKYNYDPAIYVEAEKQARKLGKNIWSQTEVELPCQYRHRQ; from the coding sequence ATGATCACGAAAATTAGGGCGCTTGGTTTTGTTTTTGGCCTGCTTTTGTTCTGGTATTTTCCGCTTTGGGCCGAGATCGGCAAGCCGGTTTTCACCTACAAGGTGGTTTCCGTCTCGGATGGGGATACGTTTATTGCCACGGACGGGAATGTGTCGTTTCGCGTGCGGATTGCCGCCATGGACGCCACCGAAAAGGGACAGCCCTATTCCAAAATAGCCACCTACCGTTTAAAACAAATTCTCATGGCCGGAAACGTGACCATTAATCCCATAGGCAAAGGGCAGGACCGGTATGGGAGAGTCCTGGGGGCGGTCTTTGTTGGGAAAGAGGATGTGGCGCTTTTGATGATTCAGGAAGGTTTGGCGACCTATTACAGGCCGTCTTGCCGGGATTATCCCGCAGACGGGAACAAATACAATTATGACCCCGCGATTTACGTGGAGGCGGAAAAACAAGCCAGAAAACTCGGAAAAAATATCTGGTCGCAGACCGAAGTGGAGCTACCTTGCCAATACAGGCATAGGCAGTGA